ATCAGCAGCATCCCGGCGAGCAGCAGCCCGGAGCCGAGGAGGGTGTAGAGGATGAACTTGTTCGCGGCGGCGCGGCGTCCCGGCCCGCCCCACAGCATGATCACCGCGTACATCGGGATCAGCACGACCTCGAAGAACACGAAGAAGAGGACGAGGTCGAGGGACGTGAAGGTGCCGAGCAGCCCGACTTCCAGGACGAGGAGGAGGGCGGTCAGCAGCCGCACGTCGCCGCCCGGCGGGACGTGCCGGAGCAGGTGCAGGAAGCACAGGAAGGTGAGCAGGGCGGTGAGGGCGACGAGCGGGAGCGAGATCCCGTCGACACCGAGGTGGAAACGCAGGCCGATCGCCGGGGCCCAGGCCCGGTCGATCTCGAGCTGGACGGCGGACGGGTCGCCGTAGTCGAACGCGTTGAGCACCGCGACGGCGACGAGGAGCGTCGCGCCGGACACGAACGTCCCGAACCGGCGGACGGCCAGGCTCGTGGCGAGGAACCGGTCGCGCGGCAGGAGCAGGGCGAGCGCCCCGACGAGCGGGATCGCCATCAGCACGACGAAGATCACTGGAAGATCACCACCACGGCCGCGATGACGACGACGCCCGCGATCAGCCCGGTGAGGTAGGTCTGCGGGTTGCCGTTCTGGGGGATGCGCAGCGGCCCGGCGAGGCGGCGCGCGGACCGTCCGGTCTCGACGACGGCGGTGTCGATGCCGCGCGCGTCCACCGTGAGGACGAGGCGCGCGAGGGCCCGTATGGGCCGCACGATGGCGAACTTGTACAGCTCGTCCACGTAGAAGGCGCGCGCGAAGACCGGACGGACGGGTCCCAGCGCGCGCGCCGGGTCGAGTGCGGGGTCACGGTTCCACACGAGGAACGCGGCTCCCGCGCCGAGCGCGATCAGGACGATCCCGAGCAGTGCGGAGCCGAGGTGCGGCCGCAGTTCGGCCGCGCCGAGCCCGAAGAACCCGAGGATCGCGGCGGGCACGGCGAGCGCCGCGACCGTCCACGACATGATCTTCGAGGGCTCGCGGACGTCGTCCGTTCCGCGCGGCTCGCCGAAGAACGTCATCAGCCACGTGCGGGTCGCGTAGGCGGCGGTGAGCGCGACGGTGAGGAGCAGGCCGAGGTAGATCAGCCAGGCGATCCCGGTGGGGATGGCGGACGGGCTCTCCACCACCGTGCTCTTCAACGTGAAGCAGGTGATGCGTTCGCACACGTCCGACATGTCGCCGCCCGGCGCCACCTCGGCGATCAGTTGCCGCCCCGCGTCGGTCAGCCTGCCTGCGGGCGGGGGGTGTTCGGACGAGGCGACGCTGTGCAGTTCGCCGCCGTGGAGGGCGGAGTGCTGGGCGGCTTCGATGATCGAGTCCTTGCTGAACCAGCCGGACAGGGGCGGGACGCCCGCGAGGGCGCCGAAACCGATCGTCATCGACCAGAAGGTGATCGGCATGCCGTGGCGGAGGCCGCCGTAGCGGGCGAGCATGTTCGTGCCGGTCGTGACGATGACGCATCCGGCGGCGAGGAACAGCAGCGCCTTGAACGCGCCGTGCGAGAGCAGGTGAAAGATCGCGGGGGTGTGCGCGCCGACGGCGAGGCCCGCCGCCATCACGCCGAGCTGGCTGATCGTGGAGTACGCGAGGACGCGCTTGAGGTCGTCCTGTGCGAGGGCCGCGAGCGCCGCGCCGATCATGGAGATCACCGCGAGGACGCCGAGGACGGCGAGGGCCGCCGGGGCGGCCGCGAACACGCCGAACAGCCGCGCGACGACGTAGACGCCCGCCGCGACCATCGTGGCCGCGTGGATGAGCGCGCTGATCGGCGTCGGGCCCGCCATCGCGTCCGGCAGCCAGGTGTGCAGGGGGAACTGGGCGCTCTTGCCGACGACCCCGGCGAGCAGGAGGAAGGCGGCGACGGTGACGGTCGTGTTCGAGAGCCCGCCGACGGACCGCAGGACGTCGTCCAGTGCGAACGATCCGGCGCCGACCCCGAGGACGATGATCCCGACGAGGAAGCCGGCGTCGCCGAGCCGCGTCGTCAGGAACGCCTTGACCGCCGCGCGCGAGTACTCGCGTTCCTCCCAGTGGTGGCCGATGAGGAAGTACGAGCAGATGCCCATGACCTCCCAGCCGACGTACAGGACGAGCAGGTCGGCGGCGAAGACGACGAGCAGCATCGCCGACGTGAACAGCGACACGAAGGCGGCGTAGGAGGAGTGTCGGCGGTCCCCGTCGAGGTAGACGACCGAGTACGCCTGGACGGCGAGCGCGACGCAGCACACCATCAGCGCGACGACGGCCGACAGCCCGTCCACCTGCAGCGCGACGCGGATCGGGACGGTGCCGGTGTCGACGACCGTGAGCCCGCCCGTCCGTGCGCCGGGGTCGCGCCAGACGGTCCACGCGACGATCGCGGCGAGGACGAGCGACACGGCGGCCGGGACGCACGCGATGAGCGCGGGTCCGTTGCGGAGCGGCGATCGCGGGGGCGTGCCGCCGCGCAGGACGCGGGTGAGGCGGGGGCCGAGGAGGAATCCGGCGAGGGCGGCGGCTAACGGGAGGAGTGCGGCCAGGGAGGCGAGCACGATCACCGGGCGGCCTCCTCGTCCCGGACGGCGCCGTCCTCGGCGTCCGGACGGGCCGGGCGGACCGGACGTTCGTCCGTGCGGTCCTCGGCGAGGTCGCGGAGGCGATCGACGTCGATCATGCGG
The nucleotide sequence above comes from Actinomadura algeriensis. Encoded proteins:
- a CDS encoding NADH-quinone oxidoreductase subunit 5 family protein, which translates into the protein MIVLASLAALLPLAAALAGFLLGPRLTRVLRGGTPPRSPLRNGPALIACVPAAVSLVLAAIVAWTVWRDPGARTGGLTVVDTGTVPIRVALQVDGLSAVVALMVCCVALAVQAYSVVYLDGDRRHSSYAAFVSLFTSAMLLVVFAADLLVLYVGWEVMGICSYFLIGHHWEEREYSRAAVKAFLTTRLGDAGFLVGIIVLGVGAGSFALDDVLRSVGGLSNTTVTVAAFLLLAGVVGKSAQFPLHTWLPDAMAGPTPISALIHAATMVAAGVYVVARLFGVFAAAPAALAVLGVLAVISMIGAALAALAQDDLKRVLAYSTISQLGVMAAGLAVGAHTPAIFHLLSHGAFKALLFLAAGCVIVTTGTNMLARYGGLRHGMPITFWSMTIGFGALAGVPPLSGWFSKDSIIEAAQHSALHGGELHSVASSEHPPPAGRLTDAGRQLIAEVAPGGDMSDVCERITCFTLKSTVVESPSAIPTGIAWLIYLGLLLTVALTAAYATRTWLMTFFGEPRGTDDVREPSKIMSWTVAALAVPAAILGFFGLGAAELRPHLGSALLGIVLIALGAGAAFLVWNRDPALDPARALGPVRPVFARAFYVDELYKFAIVRPIRALARLVLTVDARGIDTAVVETGRSARRLAGPLRIPQNGNPQTYLTGLIAGVVVIAAVVVIFQ